From Ipomoea triloba cultivar NCNSP0323 chromosome 5, ASM357664v1, the proteins below share one genomic window:
- the LOC116020259 gene encoding berberine bridge enzyme-like 26: MSAQNSRFTGPGTPKPVVIITPLRESHVRAALICSRKYNIQLRTRSGGHDYEGVSFVSSLPFAILDLIKFRSIEVNVGEKSAWVQTGATLGELYYSIANKSDTLAFPAGICPTVGTGGHISGGGYGMLLRKYGLAADHVIDARIMDVNGRILDRKSMGEDLFWAIRGGGGASFGIILAWKLELVPVPETVTVFNISKTLEQNLTNLLYKWQFFANKADRNLYLRVVLQNTNTTGERTVEGLFNAQYLGRSEALLAMMQKGFPELGVTKSDLTEMSWINTVTYHYPVDSLLNRSFNLKQRSFKIKSDYAKRPFTPQIFQGMLELFKEEDINGPNMQLVPYGGIMDEISPSETPYPHRAGNLFFLGYATGWDEVGQVAAQKHLSWIRKLYAYLTPYVSNNPRESYSNYRDFDLGQNNLVGTTSLDQASSWGYKYFMNNFYRLAKVKALVDPDNFFRNEQSIIPLSYPL, translated from the coding sequence CATTTGCTCCCGAAAGTATAACATCCAGCTCAGGACCCGAAGCGGTGGCCACGATTACGAGGGCGTTTCCTTTGTTTCCAGCCTCCCCTTTGCCATTCTGGACTTGATCAAGTTCCGGTCGATCGAGGTTAACGTTGGGGAGAAGTCGGCGTGGGTCCAAACCGGAGCCACGCTAGGTGAACTCTATTATAGCATTGCTAATAAGAGCGACACTTTAGCTTTTCCGGCGGGTATTTGTCCCACGGTGGGCACGGGTGGCCACATCAGCGGCGGCGGGTACGGGATGTTGTTGCGAAAATATGGGTTGGCGGCGGACCACGTGATTGACGCCCGAATCATGGATGTTAACGGGAGAATTCTGGACCGGAAATCCATGGGGGAGGATCTCTTCTGGGCTATCaggggcggcggcggcgctAGCTTCGGCATCATACTCGCCTGGAAACTGGAACTGGTTCCCGTGCCTGAAACCGTCACGGTATTCAATATTTCCAAAACCCTGGAACAAAACTTAACAAACCTATTGTATAAATGGCAGTTTTTCGCCAACAAGGCCGACAGAAACCTCTACCTCAGAGTCGTCCTACAAAACACCAACACTACTGGGGAGAGAACAGTAGAGGGTTTGTTCAATGCACAATACCTCGGAAGATCCGAAGCCTTGCTAGCCATGATGCAGAAAGGATTTCCAGAATTGGGCGTCACCAAATCCGACTTAACCGAGATGAGTTGGATCAACACCGTAACCTATCACTACCCCGTCGACAGCCTACTCAACCGCTCCTTCAATCTCAAACAACGGAGCTTCAAGATCAAGTCCGACTATGCCAAACGCCCCTTTACCCCCCAAATTTTCCAAGGAATGTTGGAACTGTTTAAAGAAGAAGACATCAACGGGCCGAATATGCAGCTTGTTCCCTATGGAGGGATAATGGATGAGATTTCGCCCTCAGAAACGCCTTATCCACACAGGGCAGGTAACCTATTTTTCCTCGGATACGCCACTGGATGGGACGAAGTCGGCCAAGTCGCGGCTCAGAAGCATCTCTCGTGGATTCGCAAGCTTTACGCTTACTTGACTCCCTATGTTTCCAACAATCCCAGAGAATCCTACTCCAATTACAGGGATTTTGACCTGGGACAAAACAATTTGGTCGGGACAACCAGCCTGGATCAGGCAAGTTCTTGGGGTTATAAATATTTCATGAATAACTTCTATAGGCTTGCCAAAGTGAAGGCTTTGGTGGATCCAGATAACTTCTTCAGGAATGAACAGAGCATTATTCCACTTTCATATCCACTTTGA